The Nitrospirota bacterium region ACCGTGGAAACGTGCTTGGAGATCCTGAGCGAGCGGCTGGCACGGCACCATGTGAAGGTGGACACGACGATTCCCCTCGACCTCCCGCCGGTCCATGCCGACCAGGATCAGATGAGCCAAGTCTTCCTGAACCTGTTCATCAACGCCGTGCATGCGATGCCGGAAGGGGGCCAGCTCCGCATCGCGGCGGAGCCGACCGGCAACCACGTGACCGTCACGGTGGCCGATACGGGCCACGGGATTCCTGCGGAATACCTGACGAAGATTTTCACCCCATTTTTTACGACCAAGGAGGTCGGCAAGGGAACCGGCCTTGGGCTCACGGTCGTCCACGGGATACTGCAGGAACATGGCGGGTCAATCACCGTGGAAAGTCAGAAAGACCAGGGCACGGCCTTTACCCTCATGTTGCCTGTTTCTCCGTCCCAATAACTCGTTTCCCGCTCGTTCAACATTCCATTTTGGTTGGTTCTTCCTCCTTAATATTCTGTCCGATTGTAGAATTCTGGGACCGAGCGGGCGATCGCTTGCGCCGTACTTGTCCCCATTCACCCCACATCCTATGATCCAACCTTACGAGTCACTGCCATTGTCGGATAGGGAAACCCGCGTCCCTCCTGTGTTCTTCTCGATCGTGCTGGTCCGAATGGCCCGCTTGCTTCAGACAGGCATATCTATTGCGAAGGAGAGGATCGTACGGAGCCCTTCCTTAAGGGTCCAAAGGAGTCATGGTGGCAATAAAGGAGTCTGCGGTGTTGCTTGTAGTGGAAGATGATACGGCGATGCGAAGCCTCATCTGCGATGAATTTTGGGACTTGGGCCTCCGGATTGTGGAGGCAGGGGACGGAGACGAGGCCTTGCAGCGCATCGCCGAGCACCAGCCCGACCTCATCCTGACGGACCTCCGCATGCCGGCGGGGGGGCTCGACTATGTCGCCCGACTGCGGACCGTGGCGCCAAGCTGCCCGATCATCCTGATGACCGCCTTCGGAGACCCCAGAGTCAGGACGGAAGCGCTGCAAGCAGGCGTGACGGCCTATTTCAGCAAACCGGTGCGCATGAGCGACTTGAAGACCGCCGTCAAGGACTTGTTGGACCACAAGACGGGAGCAAATGGCAACTCGAGATAGAAAGCCTATCGCCTATGGCAAATGGCAAGAAAAGGGGCTGACCGCCTCCGAGCCATTCGCTAATTGGTTATAATTCATAGGCTCTTTGCCCTGGAGAACGAGATGGCCGGATCTCGACGAGACAGCACCCCTCCCCCTCTCACGCCGGATGACCCGATTCTGGCCGCCCACCTCGAAGCGGTGCGGGCGCTCGGCGAGCGGCTGCACGAGCCGATCGCGGTGATCGACCGGCAGTTCAAGCTCGTCTACGCCAACAAGCCGGCCCACGAGAGCCCGGACTGTCTGGAGATTGAGACTCCCGCCGTGAAGTGTCATGCGGCCTTCGTCGGCCAGTCCGACCCCTGCCCGATCTGCCCGGCGCAGCAAGTTTTTGACGGCCTGGACTTCAAGACGGTCGCCGAGCAGCTACCACCGGATGCGGCGACCTGCGGCGTCGTGGAAACATTTCCCCTGCACTCGGCGGACGGGGAGCGGGCCTGCGTCGTTCAAATTCTCAAGCCGCGCGGGGCAGCAGGGCGGGCCACCGCGGAGGCCAGCCGCCCGAAGAACAGCGACCATCTCGGGAGCATGATCGGACACAGTCCGGCCATGCGGGACCTGTTCGAGATGATCCGGTTGATCGCCGACAGCCAAGCCACCGTGCTCCTGCATGGAGAAAGCGGGACCGGCAAAGAACTGGTGGCCAAAACCATCCACCAGCTCAGTGGACGGCGCGACAAGCCCTTCGTGGTCGTGGACTGCGGGACGCTCACGGAAACGCTGCTCGAAAGTGAACTGTTCGGGCACTTGAAAGGCGCTTTCACCGGCGCGCACGCCGCCAAGAAGGGCCTCTTCCAGGAAGCGGACGGCGGCACCATCTTCCTGGATGAAATCGCCGATACGAGCGCGCACTTTCAGGCCAAGCTCTTGCGCGTCCTCCAGGAAGGTGAAGTGAAGCCGGTGGGGAGCGGACGATCGACCAAGGTGGATGTCCGGGTGATCTCGGCCACGAACAAGGACTTGCAGGGTCTGATCAAGGCCAGGACATTCCGCGAAGATCTTTATTATCGCCTC contains the following coding sequences:
- a CDS encoding response regulator: MVAIKESAVLLVVEDDTAMRSLICDEFWDLGLRIVEAGDGDEALQRIAEHQPDLILTDLRMPAGGLDYVARLRTVAPSCPIILMTAFGDPRVRTEALQAGVTAYFSKPVRMSDLKTAVKDLLDHKTGANGNSR
- a CDS encoding sigma-54-dependent Fis family transcriptional regulator, encoding MAGSRRDSTPPPLTPDDPILAAHLEAVRALGERLHEPIAVIDRQFKLVYANKPAHESPDCLEIETPAVKCHAAFVGQSDPCPICPAQQVFDGLDFKTVAEQLPPDAATCGVVETFPLHSADGERACVVQILKPRGAAGRATAEASRPKNSDHLGSMIGHSPAMRDLFEMIRLIADSQATVLLHGESGTGKELVAKTIHQLSGRRDKPFVVVDCGTLTETLLESELFGHLKGAFTGAHAAKKGLFQEADGGTIFLDEIADTSAHFQAKLLRVLQEGEVKPVGSGRSTKVDVRVISATNKDLQGLIKARTFREDLYYRLAVLPLALPPLRERREDIPLLIRHFIEAASKRHRKPLRDVTADAMRALVDAPWPGNIRELEHLIERAVVTTSGPQVTQAHLFGSNPSRTAPAETDLRTVARTAAQQAERTRIEEALRQASGNRSHAARLLKVSRANLYNKLRTYQIV